One genomic segment of Aquipluma nitroreducens includes these proteins:
- a CDS encoding glycoside hydrolase family 127 protein — protein MKRFSFLILFLIPFFSFSKSKPAQVQPAKTDLIEAWKPSDIQIHGYLGEKIDLCISQRIKKQDVQHLIEPFKTRNETRLWQTEFWGKWILSAIASYEYNHDPEMLTIIRNAVSGLLETQTPDGYISNYSKDAQLQHWDIWGRKYTLLGLLAYYDISADTKALDAAKKLADHLLTQVGPGKADIVKTGNYRGMPSSSILEPMVLLYRHTGESRYLDFAKYIVAQWETTDGPKLISKAQDGVNVADRFPFPKSWWSWDNGQKAYEMMSCYEGLLELYRITGEPTYLKSAEMAVQNIIDTEINVAGSGTAFECFYHGGQRQTEPTYHTMETCVTFTWIKLCNNLLRLTANPMYADQIEKTVYNALLASMKFDGSQIAKYSPLEGMRHEGEEQCGMHINCCNANGPRAFALLPKMALMTGQNEILINLYSQSSATIQLSPKNKVTVSQTTTYPETDQIEISLQPEKPESFTLALRIPAWSNQSSVTVNGIPAEGVQSGSYFRINHEWKKDDKVVLKLDLTGRLILLNGFQAIMRGPVLLARDSRFGDGFVDEAAVIQNKGNRVELAAASKKPDHIWMSFTAPLVLGTDLEGEGRNPKQIHFCDFASAGNTWTYESRYRVWIKQTLNVMNAVYKAY, from the coding sequence ATGAAACGCTTTTCCTTTTTAATCCTTTTCCTGATTCCTTTTTTCTCCTTTTCGAAGTCAAAACCAGCTCAGGTACAACCTGCGAAAACTGATTTAATTGAAGCCTGGAAGCCTTCCGATATTCAAATCCACGGCTATTTGGGCGAAAAGATCGATTTGTGCATCAGCCAGCGCATCAAAAAACAAGACGTTCAACACCTGATTGAACCATTTAAAACCCGCAACGAAACCCGCTTGTGGCAAACCGAATTCTGGGGTAAATGGATTCTCTCGGCCATTGCTTCCTACGAATACAATCACGATCCGGAAATGCTGACAATTATTCGGAATGCAGTTTCAGGTTTATTGGAAACTCAAACTCCAGATGGCTACATCAGCAACTACTCGAAAGACGCGCAATTGCAACATTGGGACATTTGGGGTCGGAAATATACACTACTCGGTTTGTTGGCCTATTACGACATTTCAGCCGACACCAAAGCACTGGATGCGGCGAAAAAACTAGCCGATCACCTCTTAACTCAGGTCGGCCCGGGCAAAGCCGACATTGTAAAGACGGGTAATTACCGAGGAATGCCAAGCAGTTCCATTCTGGAACCCATGGTTTTGTTGTACCGGCATACCGGAGAAAGTCGTTACCTCGATTTTGCCAAATACATCGTGGCTCAATGGGAAACTACCGATGGTCCGAAACTAATTAGCAAAGCGCAGGATGGAGTGAATGTGGCCGACCGCTTCCCATTCCCAAAGAGCTGGTGGTCGTGGGACAATGGACAAAAAGCCTATGAAATGATGTCGTGCTACGAAGGTTTGCTCGAACTTTACCGCATTACCGGCGAACCAACTTACCTTAAATCAGCAGAAATGGCGGTTCAAAACATCATCGATACCGAAATTAACGTGGCCGGGTCGGGCACGGCTTTCGAATGTTTTTACCATGGCGGGCAGCGCCAAACCGAACCAACATATCACACCATGGAAACTTGTGTAACCTTTACGTGGATTAAACTGTGCAACAACTTGCTGCGGTTGACTGCCAATCCGATGTATGCCGATCAGATCGAAAAGACGGTTTACAATGCGCTGTTAGCTTCCATGAAATTTGACGGTTCGCAAATTGCCAAATACAGTCCGCTCGAAGGAATGCGCCACGAAGGCGAAGAACAGTGCGGAATGCACATTAACTGCTGCAATGCCAACGGACCAAGGGCTTTTGCTTTGCTACCCAAAATGGCTTTGATGACCGGACAGAACGAAATTTTGATTAATCTGTACAGCCAATCTTCTGCAACCATTCAACTCAGTCCAAAAAATAAAGTGACCGTTTCACAAACGACAACTTATCCTGAAACCGATCAAATTGAAATTTCACTTCAGCCTGAAAAACCTGAAAGTTTTACACTTGCCTTGCGAATTCCGGCATGGAGCAATCAATCTTCAGTTACGGTAAATGGAATTCCGGCCGAAGGAGTTCAATCCGGAAGCTATTTCAGGATTAACCACGAATGGAAGAAAGACGATAAAGTGGTTCTGAAACTGGATTTGACAGGTCGATTGATTTTGCTCAACGGCTTTCAGGCGATCATGCGTGGTCCGGTTTTGCTGGCCCGCGATTCGCGTTTTGGCGATGGCTTTGTGGATGAAGCGGCCGTCATTCAAAATAAGGGGAATCGGGTGGAACTGGCTGCTGCAAGCAAAAAACCTGATCACATCTGGATGTCGTTCACAGCTCCGCTGGTTTTGGGTACAGATTTAGAAGGCGAAGGCCGCAATCCCAAACAAATTCATTTCTGTGATTTTGCGTCAGCTGGAAATACATGGACTTACGAATCGCGCTACCGCGTTTGGATCAAACAAACCCTGAATGTGATGAATGCCGTATATAAAGCATACTAA
- a CDS encoding Gfo/Idh/MocA family protein produces MTNDRRTFIKQSATVAAAVSIFPTIMNASCVGASEKVVVALIGCNNQGWVDLVSLLKLPHVECAAMCDVDQNVLNKRAAELEKMTGKKPTLYSDFRKVLEQKDIDAVIIGTPDHWHCIPMIYAMEAGKDVYCEKPVGYTIEECNLMVKATKRYNKVVQVGQWQRSDPHWLDAVKYIQAGNLGRVRSVRAWSYVGWKKSIPVIADGAAPAGVDYNMWLGPRPEREFNSNRFHASWRWYWDYAGGVMTDWGVHLLDYALFGMNQYVPKAISSSGGKYAFPTDAMETPDTMMAMYDFGDFGVLWDHTIGIYGAQYKRRGHGVAFVGEYGTLIVDRAGWEVMAENKSTSAKEGFADVPIQKGTGNGLDLHTANFIDCIKTRNKPNCDIEIGAHIARFSQMGNISYRLGRKLTWDADKQEFMNDPEANALTKANYRAPWSLPKI; encoded by the coding sequence ATGACGAATGATCGCAGAACTTTTATTAAACAATCGGCTACAGTGGCTGCTGCCGTAAGTATTTTCCCAACCATTATGAACGCCAGTTGCGTAGGTGCCAGCGAAAAAGTGGTGGTGGCACTAATTGGATGCAATAACCAGGGATGGGTCGATTTAGTTTCACTTCTGAAATTACCACATGTGGAATGTGCCGCTATGTGCGATGTTGACCAGAATGTGTTGAACAAACGGGCAGCCGAGCTTGAAAAAATGACTGGTAAAAAACCAACGCTTTACAGCGATTTCAGGAAAGTACTGGAGCAAAAAGATATTGACGCCGTAATTATTGGAACACCCGATCACTGGCATTGCATTCCGATGATTTACGCCATGGAAGCCGGCAAAGATGTGTATTGTGAAAAACCGGTTGGATACACCATTGAAGAATGTAACCTGATGGTGAAAGCGACTAAAAGATACAACAAAGTGGTTCAGGTTGGTCAGTGGCAACGCAGCGACCCGCATTGGCTCGATGCTGTGAAATACATCCAGGCCGGAAACCTTGGACGTGTGCGTTCGGTTCGGGCCTGGTCGTACGTGGGTTGGAAGAAATCCATTCCGGTTATTGCCGATGGGGCTGCTCCTGCCGGTGTTGACTACAACATGTGGCTGGGGCCACGTCCGGAACGCGAATTTAACAGCAATCGTTTTCACGCAAGCTGGCGTTGGTATTGGGATTATGCCGGTGGCGTAATGACCGACTGGGGCGTTCACTTGCTCGATTATGCTTTATTCGGAATGAACCAATACGTTCCCAAAGCAATAAGCTCTTCCGGAGGAAAATATGCTTTCCCGACTGACGCCATGGAAACACCCGATACCATGATGGCGATGTACGATTTTGGCGATTTCGGTGTTTTGTGGGATCACACGATTGGTATTTACGGAGCTCAGTATAAACGTCGCGGGCATGGCGTGGCTTTTGTGGGCGAATACGGAACACTGATTGTTGACCGAGCCGGATGGGAAGTGATGGCCGAAAACAAAAGTACCAGCGCCAAAGAAGGTTTTGCCGATGTGCCCATTCAAAAAGGAACTGGAAATGGTCTCGATTTACACACGGCCAATTTTATCGATTGCATCAAAACCCGCAATAAACCAAACTGCGACATCGAAATTGGGGCACACATTGCCCGTTTCTCACAAATGGGAAATATCTCTTATCGTCTGGGTCGGAAACTGACCTGGGACGCTGACAAACAAGAATTCATGAACGATCCAGAAGCCAACGCATTGACTAAAGCAAATTACCGTGCTCCATGGTCGTTGCCTAAAATATAA
- a CDS encoding creatininase family protein codes for MRPYILAETNWKTVKDEHYQLVVLPWGATEAHNYHLPYATDNIEAEAIAAESARIAWEQGAKVIVLPVIPFGVNTGQFDVTLDMNLNPSTQFAILNDVIETLNRQGIYKLVILNSHGGNDFRQMLRELGLKYPNMFLSEVNWYKMKSAKPIFEDQGEHAGETETSLMMYLRPELVLPLSEAGDGAAKKYKFSAMNEGWGWAERRWTSVTKDTGIGNPAKATTDKGERFFKHLTEKIGELFYEVATTDRNDFYV; via the coding sequence ATGAGACCGTATATTTTAGCTGAGACCAATTGGAAAACTGTAAAAGATGAGCATTATCAACTCGTTGTGTTGCCATGGGGAGCAACCGAAGCCCACAACTATCACCTGCCGTATGCAACAGACAACATAGAAGCCGAAGCTATTGCAGCCGAATCTGCCCGTATTGCATGGGAACAGGGAGCCAAAGTTATCGTGTTGCCAGTAATTCCTTTTGGAGTGAATACCGGTCAGTTTGATGTCACACTCGACATGAACCTGAATCCATCAACCCAGTTTGCCATTCTGAACGATGTAATTGAAACCCTCAACCGGCAGGGAATTTACAAACTTGTGATCCTGAATAGCCACGGAGGAAACGACTTCAGGCAAATGCTTCGGGAACTGGGATTGAAATACCCCAACATGTTTCTTTCGGAAGTGAATTGGTACAAAATGAAAAGTGCCAAACCTATTTTTGAAGATCAGGGCGAACATGCGGGTGAAACGGAAACCAGCCTGATGATGTACCTCAGACCCGAATTGGTTTTGCCACTCTCGGAAGCCGGAGATGGAGCTGCCAAAAAATATAAGTTCAGCGCGATGAATGAAGGCTGGGGATGGGCCGAACGCCGTTGGACAAGTGTTACAAAGGATACAGGTATTGGCAATCCGGCTAAAGCCACAACCGATAAAGGAGAACGTTTTTTTAAACACCTGACTGAAAAAATTGGTGAGTTGTTTTATGAGGTGGCTACTACAGATAGAAATGATTTTTACGTATAA
- a CDS encoding MFS transporter, with product MKEFNSVNTTPTYSRNLLLVAACLSIVMFGITCVAIGTISQYLTASFAVDKIFIGLLASLFAAGALIGSVSFGPIVDRFGYKFILIFSLIFLFSGFEVIGRTSQLNVIRAMIFLFGLGGGIINGGTSALVSDLYPEKKGAYLSILGVFWGVGALSFPLVTSVLLNKEMNYTSILTLIGLLTLIPIAMFLVLRCPPPKNSGGVPYRKYLNMIKNPTILLIGFFLFFQSGFETLTTTWTPKYFLEKYMSDTQTALLSLTAMSISLTVSRLLLGYLLKKFENWKVLLAGLLITIFGLLVMRLGTSYLAGMIGISLLGFGAAAAFPVMLGYVGSMYPEISGAAFSLVLFIALSGNAMLNALGGYIFEKYQISSFAIFMIGIILIMMFLLYLIALRIKKQPE from the coding sequence ATGAAAGAATTTAACTCCGTAAACACAACCCCAACTTATAGCCGAAATCTTTTGTTGGTTGCAGCATGCCTGTCCATTGTCATGTTCGGAATAACCTGTGTTGCCATAGGCACAATCAGCCAATACCTGACTGCCTCGTTTGCGGTTGACAAAATTTTTATCGGGCTACTGGCTTCATTGTTCGCGGCCGGAGCGTTGATCGGCTCGGTCTCCTTTGGCCCAATTGTCGATCGCTTTGGGTATAAATTCATCCTGATTTTTAGCTTAATTTTTCTTTTTTCAGGATTCGAAGTAATTGGACGAACCAGCCAGTTGAATGTGATTCGGGCAATGATTTTTCTCTTTGGACTTGGAGGCGGAATCATCAATGGGGGAACTAGCGCCTTGGTATCCGATCTTTATCCTGAGAAAAAAGGTGCATATCTGAGCATCCTGGGTGTCTTTTGGGGAGTAGGCGCTTTAAGTTTTCCACTGGTTACTTCAGTTTTGCTGAACAAAGAAATGAATTATACATCCATTTTGACCTTAATCGGATTACTTACACTGATTCCGATAGCGATGTTTTTGGTTTTGAGATGCCCACCACCTAAAAATTCAGGAGGCGTTCCATATCGAAAATACCTGAACATGATTAAGAACCCGACTATTCTTCTTATCGGATTTTTCCTGTTTTTCCAGAGCGGATTCGAAACACTGACGACCACATGGACTCCCAAATATTTTCTTGAGAAGTACATGTCCGACACTCAAACAGCGCTATTGTCTTTGACCGCGATGAGTATAAGTTTGACTGTTTCGCGCCTTCTGCTAGGCTATCTCCTGAAAAAATTTGAAAACTGGAAAGTATTACTGGCGGGCTTGCTCATCACCATTTTCGGTTTGCTCGTCATGCGACTTGGAACTTCGTATTTGGCAGGAATGATTGGTATTAGCCTGCTTGGATTTGGCGCAGCGGCAGCTTTCCCGGTTATGTTGGGATATGTGGGCTCCATGTATCCTGAAATTTCGGGCGCCGCTTTTAGTTTGGTATTGTTCATAGCCCTTAGCGGGAACGCCATGCTAAATGCCCTTGGTGGATATATTTTCGAGAAGTATCAAATTTCGAGCTTTGCTATTTTTATGATTGGCATTATCCTGATTATGATGTTCCTGTTGTACCTAATTGCTCTTCGAATTAAAAAGCAGCCTGAATAG
- a CDS encoding CAP domain-containing protein, producing MQNIIILLLSSLIWFGSPVTQAEEDGWPPELNTGKDVYYLDDIERQVLLELNKVRHNPRRFAEEYMEELRASFEGKVYTYPGRTPVNTKEGVGPLNECIQILKEIDPIPIIYPAEGLAQAAFLLADDQQKHGGIGHISKNGSTPQNRIKRYGNWDICSGEDITYGSFEAREIVIALLIDDGVPDRGHRKNVLSSCFHFAGVAYGGHPTYQSMCVIDYAGDYKTK from the coding sequence ATGCAGAATATCATCATTCTACTCCTGTCAAGTCTTATCTGGTTTGGTTCTCCGGTAACTCAAGCCGAAGAGGATGGCTGGCCTCCGGAACTAAATACGGGCAAAGATGTCTACTATCTGGATGATATTGAAAGGCAGGTTTTGCTTGAGCTAAATAAGGTGCGTCATAATCCAAGGCGTTTTGCTGAAGAATACATGGAAGAACTCAGGGCATCTTTCGAAGGTAAGGTCTATACTTATCCGGGGCGAACACCTGTCAATACGAAAGAGGGAGTGGGTCCGTTGAATGAATGCATACAAATACTAAAGGAAATAGATCCAATTCCGATTATTTATCCAGCTGAGGGATTAGCACAAGCCGCATTCTTGCTTGCTGATGATCAACAAAAACACGGTGGAATCGGGCATATTTCCAAAAATGGATCTACCCCTCAAAATCGCATTAAAAGATATGGCAATTGGGACATCTGTTCGGGTGAAGACATTACATACGGTAGCTTTGAAGCCAGAGAGATTGTGATTGCATTATTGATAGATGATGGCGTGCCTGATCGGGGACATCGGAAAAATGTTTTAAGTTCGTGTTTTCACTTTGCTGGAGTAGCTTATGGTGGTCATCCAACTTATCAGTCGATGTGCGTTATTGATTATGCAGGCGATTACAAAACAAAATAG
- a CDS encoding PH domain-containing protein: MGLFSALMGNAGVVSQEELIRDYGKLLTEGEAIDLGFKLIRDTFIFTNKRLILVDKQGLTGSKTEYLSINYKQVSRFSVETAGHFDLEAELKIWISSETVPSITKKFNKSVDVYDVQKVLAHHVLK, from the coding sequence ATGGGACTCTTTTCAGCATTAATGGGCAACGCAGGGGTTGTCAGTCAGGAAGAATTAATACGCGACTACGGTAAATTGCTTACTGAAGGTGAAGCAATCGATTTGGGATTCAAGCTAATTCGTGATACTTTTATTTTTACAAACAAACGACTTATTCTGGTTGATAAACAAGGATTGACAGGAAGCAAGACTGAATACCTATCGATTAATTACAAACAAGTTTCAAGGTTCAGTGTCGAGACTGCCGGTCATTTCGATTTGGAAGCGGAGCTTAAAATCTGGATTTCGAGTGAAACGGTGCCGAGTATCACCAAAAAATTCAACAAATCGGTTGATGTTTACGATGTGCAAAAGGTATTGGCCCATCATGTATTGAAATAA
- a CDS encoding YcxB family protein — protein sequence MIKTQNIKISANEFFRLIFSIYLKRRWWLVAWIWILIIVILFRGHIGLVEMILLALILLFQVIIVAQYWIYAHSKDNRLYLLSRYYEIDADQIVEQMEDGTTSTIRNERFIKMMKTSKYYLLYVARNEYIYLPVVAFASLADQEWFEEEFVKKIGI from the coding sequence ATGATTAAAACTCAAAATATAAAAATTTCAGCTAACGAATTCTTTCGGTTGATTTTCTCGATTTATCTGAAAAGGCGATGGTGGTTGGTCGCGTGGATTTGGATTTTGATCATCGTTATTTTATTCAGAGGGCACATCGGTTTGGTCGAAATGATTCTCCTCGCTCTTATTCTGCTGTTTCAGGTAATTATTGTTGCCCAATATTGGATTTATGCACATTCGAAAGATAACAGGCTGTATCTTTTATCGAGATATTATGAAATAGATGCTGATCAGATTGTTGAACAGATGGAAGATGGGACAACTTCGACAATTAGGAACGAGCGTTTCATAAAAATGATGAAAACCAGCAAATATTATCTGTTGTATGTGGCCCGAAACGAATATATTTATTTGCCTGTTGTCGCTTTTGCAAGTTTGGCTGATCAGGAATGGTTTGAAGAAGAATTTGTAAAGAAGATTGGGATATGA
- the kdpF gene encoding K(+)-transporting ATPase subunit F, translating to MKTMNFITGIVLANLNGGTKVLEMNSIAWYIAGALIALLLLGYLLYSLIKPEKF from the coding sequence ATGAAGACAATGAATTTTATAACTGGAATTGTGCTGGCTAATCTGAACGGTGGCACAAAAGTATTGGAAATGAACAGCATCGCATGGTACATCGCAGGTGCTTTAATTGCTCTTCTTTTACTTGGGTACCTGTTGTATTCACTTATTAAACCCGAAAAATTTTAA
- the kdpA gene encoding potassium-transporting ATPase subunit KdpA gives MTTLDFIQIIMYFALLIGLTPVLGKYMSRVFSGQKHLMLPVFGWLEKLIYKISGINPDEETNWKTYTFSLLAFNAIGLLFVFLLQVTQSYLPLNPAQLPNVSWHSAINTAISFATNTNWQGYSGETTMSYLAQMMGLTVQNFVSAATGIAVLLALIKGLSRRSSATIGNFWTDLTRSTIYVLLPLAILFSIVLVGQGVIQNFHSYQTVHTLQGAEQVLPMGPAASQIAIKQLGTNGGGYFNANSAHPFENPTPFSNFLEMLAILLIPAALTYTYGKMVGSVRQGWTIFSVMLILLLVGLAISLYGEYSGNPVFGRLHLMEGKETRFGITNSVLWSTTTTAASNGSVISMHDSLSPLAGMVAMINIMLGEVIFGGVGAGLYGMIIFVILTVFIAGLMVGRSPEYLGKKVEAIEVQMSIIAVLAPSLVILLFTAWAAVSQQGLSSLNNQGPHGFSEILYAYSSAAGNNGSAFAGLNANTVFYNLTLGIGMLIGRFGIIIPVLAIAGNMARKNITPSSAGTFRTDNGLFSGLLIAVILIVGGLTFFPALSLGPIIEHLILMK, from the coding sequence ATGACAACTCTCGACTTTATACAGATTATCATGTATTTCGCCTTGTTGATAGGGCTTACACCTGTCTTGGGCAAATACATGAGCCGGGTTTTTAGCGGACAGAAACATTTGATGTTGCCTGTTTTCGGTTGGCTCGAAAAGTTGATCTATAAAATTTCAGGTATTAATCCTGACGAAGAAACCAACTGGAAAACATACACTTTTAGTCTTTTGGCTTTTAATGCGATTGGGTTACTCTTCGTTTTTCTGTTGCAGGTTACTCAATCCTATCTGCCACTGAACCCGGCACAGCTACCAAATGTTAGCTGGCATTCGGCCATAAATACAGCCATTAGTTTTGCCACCAATACCAACTGGCAGGGCTATTCAGGAGAAACCACCATGAGCTATTTGGCTCAGATGATGGGGCTGACCGTTCAGAACTTTGTAAGTGCAGCAACCGGAATCGCGGTTCTATTGGCATTGATCAAAGGTCTTTCGCGCAGATCGTCAGCTACAATCGGGAATTTTTGGACAGATCTTACGCGATCAACAATTTACGTGCTTTTGCCACTGGCAATTTTATTTTCAATTGTTTTGGTTGGTCAGGGGGTGATCCAGAATTTTCATTCGTACCAAACGGTTCATACATTGCAGGGAGCCGAACAGGTACTTCCAATGGGGCCGGCGGCTTCGCAAATTGCGATTAAACAACTTGGGACCAATGGCGGAGGTTATTTCAATGCCAATAGCGCTCATCCATTCGAAAACCCAACACCATTCAGTAATTTTTTAGAGATGCTGGCCATTTTGCTGATTCCGGCAGCGCTTACTTATACCTACGGAAAGATGGTCGGTTCAGTCCGGCAGGGATGGACAATTTTTTCGGTGATGCTCATACTTTTGCTGGTCGGATTGGCTATTTCGCTTTACGGCGAATATTCAGGAAATCCCGTTTTTGGTCGGTTGCACCTGATGGAAGGCAAAGAAACACGATTTGGAATTACCAATAGTGTTCTTTGGTCAACAACAACCACGGCAGCATCCAATGGCTCCGTAATCTCAATGCACGATAGTTTGTCGCCTCTTGCCGGCATGGTTGCAATGATCAATATCATGTTGGGCGAGGTTATTTTCGGAGGTGTTGGCGCGGGTCTTTATGGTATGATCATCTTCGTTATTCTCACCGTTTTCATTGCCGGACTTATGGTTGGCCGTTCTCCGGAATATCTCGGTAAAAAGGTGGAAGCCATTGAAGTTCAAATGTCAATTATTGCAGTTTTGGCACCCAGCCTGGTGATTCTCTTGTTTACTGCATGGGCTGCTGTGAGCCAGCAAGGACTTTCAAGTCTGAATAACCAGGGGCCTCACGGATTTTCTGAGATTTTGTATGCCTATAGTTCTGCCGCTGGCAATAATGGGAGTGCATTTGCGGGTTTAAATGCCAATACAGTTTTCTACAATCTGACACTCGGAATAGGAATGCTCATTGGCCGGTTTGGAATCATAATTCCTGTTTTGGCAATTGCCGGAAATATGGCGCGAAAGAATATAACACCTTCATCTGCGGGTACATTTCGTACCGATAATGGGTTGTTTTCAGGACTTCTCATTGCTGTAATCCTGATTGTTGGTGGCTTGACTTTTTTCCCGGCTTTGTCGCTGGGGCCAATTATTGAGCATTTAATCTTAATGAAATAA
- the kdpB gene encoding potassium-transporting ATPase subunit KdpB: protein MSNKQDTSLFRKDLFVQALKDSFIKLNPVLLIKNPVIFIVGIGSVLTTITVISGIFSGTFSSFNFQIAVWLWFTVLFANFSEAIAEGRGKAQAESLKKNRTQTLARKMVGNKEEKVAAPELKKGDVVVCEAGDLIPSDGEVIEGIASVDESAITGESAPVIRESGGDRSAVTGGTKVISDRILIRITSESGDTFIDRMIALVEGAQRQKTPNEIALSILLSGLSIIFLLAVVTLPAFFGYSLSASGLPQSQNLTIPVLIALLVCLIPTTIGGLLSAIGISGMDRLLQRNVIATSGRAIEAAGDVDVLLLDKTGTITLGNRMATNFFPADEVRETDLAHAAQLSSLSDETPEGRSIVILAKEKFGWRGHDIHQKSVVFIPFTAQSKMSGVDITDWKGIVHQIRKGSSEAIRSFVLNGNGFFPKKMEEKVAELARMGATPLVVAEDNKVLGVIQLKDIVKGGIKQRFAQLRTMGIRTVMITGDNVLTAAAIAAEAGVDDFMAEATPEDKLMRIREEQGKGHLVGMIGDGTNDAPALAQADIGIAMNSGTQAAREAGNMVDLDSNPTKLIEVVEVGKQLLMTRGALTTFSIANDVAKYFAIIPAIAVFLYAKGNGVGPLSALNVMHLGSPESAILSAVIFNAIIIVMLIPLALKGVNYVPMSANKALIKNLFIYGLGGVIAPFAGIKLIDLIINLFA from the coding sequence ATGAGTAACAAGCAAGATACAAGCCTTTTCAGGAAAGACCTTTTCGTGCAGGCTTTAAAAGATAGTTTCATCAAGCTGAACCCCGTTTTGCTGATCAAGAATCCTGTGATTTTCATCGTAGGAATCGGTTCGGTTTTAACTACAATAACCGTCATCAGCGGAATTTTTTCCGGAACATTCTCCTCTTTCAATTTCCAGATCGCAGTGTGGTTGTGGTTTACTGTGCTATTTGCCAATTTTTCGGAAGCAATTGCTGAAGGTCGTGGAAAAGCTCAGGCCGAAAGCTTAAAGAAAAACCGCACGCAAACTTTAGCCCGGAAAATGGTAGGCAACAAAGAAGAAAAAGTTGCAGCGCCTGAGCTAAAGAAAGGCGATGTTGTAGTGTGCGAAGCTGGCGACCTCATTCCATCGGACGGCGAAGTGATTGAAGGAATTGCAAGTGTCGATGAATCGGCAATTACTGGTGAATCGGCTCCGGTAATCCGCGAAAGTGGCGGTGATCGTTCTGCCGTAACCGGAGGAACGAAGGTAATTAGCGACCGTATTTTAATTCGTATTACTTCGGAATCCGGCGATACTTTTATCGATCGGATGATCGCTTTGGTGGAAGGCGCCCAACGCCAGAAAACTCCCAACGAAATAGCATTGTCGATTCTTCTTTCAGGTTTATCGATCATCTTTTTGCTGGCTGTTGTCACTTTACCGGCTTTCTTCGGATACAGTCTTTCCGCTTCAGGCTTGCCACAGTCACAAAACCTAACTATTCCGGTTTTGATTGCATTGCTGGTTTGCCTGATTCCAACAACTATTGGCGGTTTATTGAGTGCCATTGGCATCAGCGGCATGGACAGGCTTTTACAGCGAAATGTAATTGCTACCAGTGGTCGCGCTATTGAAGCTGCCGGCGATGTGGATGTACTTTTGCTCGATAAAACTGGTACCATCACGCTTGGTAACCGAATGGCAACCAACTTTTTCCCTGCTGATGAGGTTCGGGAAACTGATTTGGCACACGCAGCCCAACTTTCCTCGTTATCCGACGAAACTCCTGAAGGTCGTTCAATCGTTATTTTGGCCAAAGAGAAATTCGGATGGCGTGGACATGATATTCACCAGAAGAGTGTGGTATTTATTCCGTTCACTGCCCAATCAAAAATGAGTGGGGTCGATATAACTGATTGGAAAGGAATCGTTCATCAAATCCGTAAAGGGTCGTCCGAGGCTATTCGCTCGTTTGTGCTGAATGGGAATGGCTTCTTTCCCAAAAAAATGGAAGAGAAAGTAGCTGAACTTGCCAGGATGGGGGCAACGCCATTGGTTGTTGCTGAAGACAATAAAGTTTTGGGAGTTATTCAGTTGAAAGACATTGTGAAAGGCGGTATCAAACAGCGGTTTGCCCAATTACGGACCATGGGAATCAGGACCGTGATGATTACTGGCGACAATGTCTTGACGGCTGCTGCCATTGCTGCCGAAGCCGGGGTGGACGATTTTATGGCCGAAGCTACTCCTGAAGACAAACTCATGCGAATTCGCGAAGAACAGGGCAAAGGTCATTTGGTTGGGATGATTGGTGATGGAACCAACGATGCTCCGGCACTGGCACAGGCTGATATTGGCATTGCCATGAATTCAGGAACACAAGCGGCCCGCGAAGCCGGAAACATGGTCGATCTCGATAGCAATCCAACTAAATTGATTGAAGTGGTTGAGGTTGGCAAACAATTGTTGATGACCCGTGGTGCGCTAACCACGTTTAGCATTGCCAACGATGTGGCCAAGTATTTTGCCATAATCCCGGCAATTGCAGTCTTTCTTTATGCGAAAGGAAACGGCGTCGGACCACTTTCTGCATTAAACGTGATGCACCTGGGTTCTCCTGAAAGTGCCATCCTGAGTGCAGTTATTTTCAATGCAATTATCATTGTAATGCTGATACCATTGGCTTTAAAGGGAGTCAATTATGTTCCGATGTCAGCCAATAAGGCGCTGATTAAGAACTTATTCATCTATGGTTTAGGAGGTGTAATTGCCCCTTTCGCGGGTATTAAGCTAATTGATTTGATCATCAATTTATTTGCCTAA